A single region of the Indicator indicator isolate 239-I01 chromosome 3, UM_Iind_1.1, whole genome shotgun sequence genome encodes:
- the UBE2H gene encoding ubiquitin-conjugating enzyme E2 H isoform X3, whose protein sequence is MDKDMLSSLIPDLAVELFSRSPEVPGFMNKIFHPNIDEASGTVCLDVINQTWTALYDLTNIFESFLPQLLAYPNPIDPLNGDAAAMYLHRPEEYKQKIKEYIQKYATEEALKEQEEGTGDSSSESSMSDFSEDEAQDMEL, encoded by the exons ATGGACAAAGACATGCTGAGCTCTCTCATTCCAGACCTTGCAGTTGAGCTGTTTTCTAGGAGCCCAGAGGTACCAG GATTCATGAATAAAATTTTCCATCCCAACATCGACGAAGC GTCAGGAACTGTATGTCTAGATGTAATCAATCAAACTTGGACAGCTCTCTACG ATCTCACCAACATATTTGAATCgttcctgccccagctgctggcctATCCCAACCCTATAGATCCTCTAAATGGTGATGCTGCAGCCATGTACCTCCACCGACCAGAAGAatacaaacagaaaattaaag AGTACATTCAGAAATATGCAACAGAAGAAGCACTAAAAGAACAGGAAGAAGGCACCGGGGACAGCTCATCCGAGAGCTCCATGTCCGACTTCTCGGAAGATGAAGCTCAAGACATGGAGTTGTAG